One stretch of Akkermansia sp. RCC_12PD DNA includes these proteins:
- a CDS encoding glycosyltransferase, with amino-acid sequence MKILHSVLTMGENSGGTTHAVSSLVRGLNQAGCSADVLSLDTSSRGEKVIGKQEQGFYGVPYDARTPWCYSKNIRCFLKSHDEYDIYHANAIWSDVPHATALYARRHRKPYIISLHGGIGANALLHNPWRKRIMLRLVLNKDLHMAACVHATSKQEADAYRALGFTNNVALIGNPVPIPDYLDTLPRQQSRFRLGYLGRIHPLKKIDHLIRAWASAGHAVREGELCIIGGGDEAYTAMLHELVKQLGLANVRFTGFLSGKRKFEELAALSVLCLPSDSENFGLVVAEALLAGTPVIASRHTPWQSLETERCGYWTDNTVDGLSHAISACADKNAEELSAMGRRGRTFIEREYHSSIIADRMITLYQYITGKGPKPDFVI; translated from the coding sequence ATGAAAATCTTGCATTCCGTATTGACGATGGGTGAAAATAGTGGAGGAACTACCCATGCCGTTTCTTCCCTGGTAAGGGGCTTGAATCAGGCAGGATGCTCCGCAGACGTACTGAGCCTTGACACTTCTTCACGGGGAGAAAAGGTAATAGGCAAACAGGAACAGGGATTTTACGGCGTCCCTTATGATGCCCGAACACCTTGGTGTTATTCAAAAAATATAAGATGTTTTTTGAAATCTCATGATGAATATGACATTTATCACGCAAACGCCATTTGGTCTGATGTACCGCATGCGACCGCCCTTTATGCCCGGCGCCACAGGAAACCCTATATCATCAGCCTGCACGGGGGCATTGGCGCGAATGCCCTGCTCCACAATCCCTGGCGCAAGCGCATCATGCTGCGTCTTGTATTAAACAAGGATTTACACATGGCGGCCTGCGTGCATGCGACCAGCAAACAGGAGGCTGACGCCTACAGGGCTTTGGGGTTTACAAATAACGTAGCTTTGATAGGCAATCCCGTTCCCATCCCTGATTATCTGGATACTTTGCCGCGTCAGCAATCCCGTTTCAGGCTTGGTTATCTGGGAAGAATTCACCCCTTGAAAAAAATAGATCATTTGATCCGTGCGTGGGCATCAGCGGGTCACGCCGTGCGCGAGGGAGAGCTTTGCATCATTGGCGGCGGGGATGAAGCTTATACGGCCATGCTGCACGAACTCGTCAAGCAACTGGGATTGGCCAATGTTCGTTTCACAGGCTTCCTTTCCGGCAAACGTAAATTTGAAGAACTGGCGGCCCTGTCGGTTCTGTGCCTGCCAAGTGATTCGGAAAATTTCGGGCTTGTCGTTGCGGAAGCCCTTTTGGCGGGAACGCCCGTTATTGCTTCACGCCATACTCCATGGCAGAGCTTGGAAACAGAACGATGCGGTTATTGGACGGATAATACCGTTGATGGTTTAAGCCACGCCATTTCCGCCTGTGCGGACAAGAACGCCGAAGAGCTGTCCGCCATGGGCAGAAGAGGAAGAACATTCATTGAACGGGAGTATCATTCTTCCATCATTGCCGATAGAATGATAACCCTTTACCAATATATTACAGGGAAAGGCCCCAAACCCGATTTTGTAATATGA
- a CDS encoding glycosyltransferase: MQFLFWQNMLSIHQSALISALADDHKVLLVAEHTMDADRIGTGWSVPDMGKALVIISPSEEEADKILDDYRDAVHVFSGINAYPLIYRQFKRACKQGCFILNYLETYKYLGFSGRLRCLKYTLLRLRYGRYIKGILATGNTAVQAYQAAGYHKDRIFDWGYFTEIPVTECHNFSGKNKEVSSLPDIVYVGRLDHRKRILSLVQTLKKMTGFFNKLYVIGSGPLKNELNALINSENFRSNGELSIEYCGTMENKQVQSFIANCDILVLPSVYDGWGAVVNEALIQGTPVVCSEDCGASTLLKDKWRGETFSWKKKDDLYNVLKKQLLHGKVRNELRQRIHSWAFDNLSGKKAASYLVEIVNYVKKSGPKPTAPWLKEEK, translated from the coding sequence ATGCAATTTTTATTTTGGCAAAATATGCTGTCTATTCATCAATCAGCGCTTATCTCGGCCCTGGCTGATGATCATAAGGTTTTACTTGTTGCCGAGCACACGATGGACGCCGACAGGATTGGTACGGGATGGTCCGTTCCCGATATGGGCAAGGCTTTGGTCATTATAAGCCCCTCTGAAGAGGAAGCGGACAAAATTTTGGATGATTACAGGGATGCAGTTCATGTTTTTTCAGGAATCAACGCTTATCCCCTCATCTACCGTCAATTCAAACGGGCTTGCAAACAAGGATGCTTCATTCTGAATTATCTTGAGACATACAAATATTTGGGATTCTCCGGCAGGCTGCGCTGTCTGAAATATACTTTGCTTCGTCTCCGTTATGGACGATATATCAAGGGAATATTGGCCACAGGAAATACGGCGGTACAAGCTTATCAAGCGGCAGGATATCATAAGGACAGGATATTTGACTGGGGATATTTTACGGAAATTCCCGTCACCGAGTGTCACAATTTTTCCGGAAAGAATAAGGAGGTTTCTTCCCTTCCGGATATTGTGTATGTGGGGCGACTGGATCACCGGAAAAGGATATTGTCCCTTGTCCAAACACTGAAAAAAATGACCGGCTTTTTCAATAAGCTGTATGTGATTGGATCAGGCCCTTTGAAAAACGAGCTGAACGCCTTAATCAACAGTGAAAATTTCAGAAGTAACGGCGAATTGTCCATTGAATACTGTGGTACAATGGAAAACAAACAAGTACAGTCTTTTATAGCGAATTGTGATATTCTGGTCCTCCCCAGTGTCTATGACGGTTGGGGAGCTGTCGTAAACGAGGCTTTGATTCAGGGAACTCCCGTCGTTTGTTCGGAGGATTGCGGAGCTTCCACCTTGTTGAAAGATAAATGGAGGGGAGAGACCTTTTCCTGGAAAAAAAAAGACGACCTGTACAATGTTCTCAAAAAGCAACTGCTTCATGGGAAAGTGCGTAATGAGTTGCGCCAGCGTATCCATTCATGGGCATTCGATAATCTTTCCGGAAAAAAAGCCGCCTCATATCTTGTTGAAATTGTAAATTATGTGAAAAAGTCCGGACCAAAACCCACCGCTCCGTGGCTTAAAGAGGAAAAATGA
- a CDS encoding O-antigen ligase family protein, translating to MFQYIRQHNTVAFAISVCIACNVLAFFSYPVIIYYLVLFLASGYVFFKATRITFCILSLLIGCALSILFNNIPSLFHAESRFIYFSLLLIVASPLLTSQSLTNLRQNMFIWMIWLSLLIGTGSLLAYFLGINLARNDIDFAFAVNAGSFGGITLHSMLMGPFAGIGMCYMLWGILSQKIAAQKVEYWKYIILACCIATTLLSSSRAANMATLAGAISIVFFLFRKRQSKLVKYAFIASISVFISLPLMEVFSEGLVNKQIGNENMGSITASRNKAWQTRIHEFSNSPIVGIGFSSQTVSKDSGAINLLSGKIEPGTSWGAVFSMTGLVGGLSFVCIVLISLSKVWQMVKKEDNWSSFLGGVLIIFLFHFIAEGYIFAGGSPLNFMFWLCVGVIFSLERYKLQPASIPFFN from the coding sequence ATGTTTCAGTATATACGACAGCACAATACCGTTGCATTCGCAATAAGCGTGTGCATTGCGTGTAATGTCCTCGCGTTTTTCAGCTATCCTGTCATCATTTATTATTTAGTGCTATTTCTGGCTTCCGGATATGTATTTTTTAAGGCAACAAGAATTACGTTCTGCATTTTGTCTCTTTTGATCGGCTGCGCGCTCAGCATCCTCTTCAACAATATTCCCAGCCTGTTTCATGCGGAATCCCGTTTTATTTACTTTTCGCTGCTTCTGATTGTTGCCTCTCCTTTGCTTACCTCCCAATCCCTGACTAATTTACGCCAAAACATGTTCATATGGATGATCTGGCTTTCCCTGCTCATTGGCACAGGTTCTCTGCTAGCCTATTTTCTGGGCATCAATTTGGCACGCAATGATATTGACTTTGCCTTCGCCGTCAATGCCGGTTCCTTTGGTGGCATCACCTTGCATTCTATGCTGATGGGTCCGTTTGCCGGCATAGGAATGTGTTATATGCTTTGGGGCATTCTATCCCAAAAAATAGCTGCTCAAAAAGTCGAATATTGGAAATATATCATTCTTGCATGCTGTATTGCCACGACATTGCTTTCTTCTTCCCGGGCCGCGAATATGGCTACTCTGGCCGGGGCTATATCCATCGTATTTTTCTTGTTCAGAAAACGGCAATCCAAATTAGTAAAATATGCCTTTATTGCCAGCATCTCCGTCTTTATCTCATTGCCGCTGATGGAGGTATTTTCTGAAGGGCTGGTCAACAAGCAGATAGGCAATGAGAATATGGGTTCTATCACTGCATCACGAAACAAAGCATGGCAAACAAGAATCCATGAGTTTTCAAACAGTCCGATTGTGGGAATAGGCTTTTCCTCACAGACGGTAAGCAAAGATTCCGGGGCTATCAATTTACTATCGGGCAAGATAGAGCCCGGCACTTCTTGGGGAGCTGTTTTTTCCATGACGGGGCTGGTAGGCGGCCTTTCTTTTGTATGCATTGTTTTGATTAGCCTGTCAAAGGTATGGCAGATGGTTAAAAAAGAGGATAACTGGTCTTCGTTTTTGGGCGGTGTGCTTATCATCTTTCTTTTTCATTTTATTGCGGAGGGGTATATTTTTGCAGGCGGGTCGCCCTTGAACTTCATGTTTTGGTTATGTGTCGGCGTCATCTTCTCGTTGGAGAGATACAAATTGCAGCCTGCTTCCATTCCTTTTTTCAATTAA
- a CDS encoding glycosyltransferase family 2 protein: protein MKISVITVCYNSVTTLQDTLESVLRQTYPDVEYIVVDGASKDGTKELIEKYAPKFSGRMKWISEPDQGIYDAMNKGIRMAEGDVIGFLNGDDYYQDNLVLEDIARAFALNRPDAVHGNLSYVNSRRQVVRTWQGFPYRPGAFQKGWNPAHPTFYCTRRCFEQYGMFDPSIGSAADFELMLRFIEKHRISTHYLNHFMVFMRTGGSSTAGLSAVLRNTRQNRDSFKKNNLYCPWHYPLSRFYTKIFSLQSPLLYIRNAWGWFR, encoded by the coding sequence ATGAAGATTTCAGTTATCACGGTTTGTTACAACAGTGTGACAACACTGCAAGACACACTGGAGAGCGTTCTGCGACAAACCTACCCGGACGTGGAATACATTGTGGTGGACGGGGCCAGCAAGGATGGGACAAAAGAGCTCATTGAAAAATATGCTCCCAAATTCTCCGGCCGCATGAAATGGATATCCGAACCGGACCAGGGAATCTACGATGCCATGAACAAAGGCATCCGCATGGCTGAGGGAGACGTGATCGGCTTCCTCAACGGAGACGATTACTACCAGGACAACCTGGTTCTGGAAGACATTGCCCGTGCCTTTGCCCTGAACCGACCGGATGCCGTGCACGGCAATCTGTCCTACGTCAATTCCAGACGCCAGGTTGTCCGCACCTGGCAGGGTTTCCCCTACCGCCCCGGAGCATTCCAGAAAGGCTGGAATCCCGCCCATCCCACCTTTTACTGCACCAGGCGGTGCTTTGAGCAGTACGGCATGTTTGATCCCTCTATCGGCAGTGCGGCGGATTTCGAGCTCATGCTCCGCTTCATTGAAAAGCACCGCATTTCCACTCATTACCTAAACCACTTCATGGTCTTCATGCGCACGGGTGGCTCTAGCACGGCCGGACTCAGTGCAGTCCTGCGCAATACCAGGCAAAACAGAGATTCATTTAAAAAAAATAATCTCTACTGCCCATGGCATTATCCCTTATCAAGATTTTACACAAAAATTTTTTCTCTTCAATCACCTTTGCTATACATTCGCAATGCATGGGGATGGTTTCGATAG
- a CDS encoding sugar transferase: MPRSATKASSGNPLPADFYGRCGKRVLDFTVALLSLVCLIPLFAILAVLLVVIQRTPPFFLQKRIGRGLKPFYIIKFKTMKDTRDAEGRLLPDEQRTTFLGSLLRRTSLDELPELVNVLLGDMSFIGPRPWIPEQMAIFTPSTRKKRMALPPGITGLAQIHGRNNLTFRQRVCYDLRYKRHLSFRYDLNILLYTFYKVIKEEGIHQRPDALGKPALTVMPKDPHTRGLRGNSGFYNGSHQTETL; the protein is encoded by the coding sequence ATGCCACGCTCTGCAACCAAGGCCTCCTCAGGCAACCCGCTGCCCGCCGACTTTTACGGCCGCTGTGGCAAACGCGTCCTGGACTTCACGGTCGCGCTGCTCAGCCTGGTGTGCCTGATTCCGTTATTCGCCATCCTGGCCGTCCTGCTGGTCGTCATTCAACGGACGCCGCCCTTTTTCCTGCAAAAGCGCATCGGGCGCGGCCTCAAACCCTTTTATATCATCAAATTCAAAACCATGAAAGACACCAGGGACGCGGAGGGGCGCCTGTTGCCGGACGAACAGCGCACCACCTTTCTGGGCTCCCTGCTACGCCGCACTTCCCTGGATGAACTGCCGGAACTCGTCAACGTCCTGCTGGGTGACATGAGTTTCATCGGCCCCCGCCCGTGGATTCCGGAGCAAATGGCCATCTTTACCCCCTCTACCCGGAAAAAAAGAATGGCCCTGCCCCCGGGCATCACGGGATTGGCCCAGATCCACGGCCGCAACAACCTCACCTTCCGCCAACGGGTGTGCTACGACCTGCGCTACAAACGTCACCTCTCCTTCCGGTATGACCTGAACATCCTTCTTTATACCTTCTACAAGGTCATCAAAGAGGAAGGCATTCACCAGCGCCCGGACGCCCTGGGTAAACCCGCCCTTACCGTAATGCCCAAAGACCCGCATACCAGGGGGCTGCGGGGGAACAGTGGATTTTATAATGGGAGCCATCAAACGGAGACCCTTTAA
- a CDS encoding CpsB/CapC family capsule biosynthesis tyrosine phosphatase, producing the protein MFRNLFTPRHTTSSLFPDGMDMHTHILWGVDDGASSLQESLGIIRRLKSFGLKGAYCTPHIKACYPENTPDFLRRRFEQLLASVINEQFELKLAAEYMLDDRFEEQISRYAPLTYDGTHLLVELPQHYLPGTWKDMFTAIRDKGYAPVLAHPERYGRLLPQEELLDLAQKEKVKFQGNVGSLGGFYGKSAAARAKDLFSAGIYSWWGTDSHSAAMAGRMPLKI; encoded by the coding sequence ATGTTCCGCAACCTGTTTACCCCCAGGCATACGACCTCCAGCCTCTTCCCGGACGGCATGGACATGCATACCCATATCCTGTGGGGAGTAGACGACGGAGCATCCTCCCTGCAGGAAAGCCTGGGCATCATACGGCGTCTTAAATCCTTCGGCCTGAAGGGGGCCTACTGTACCCCCCACATCAAGGCCTGTTATCCGGAAAACACGCCGGACTTCCTCCGCCGCCGCTTCGAACAACTGCTGGCCTCCGTTATAAATGAACAATTTGAACTCAAACTGGCCGCCGAATATATGCTGGACGATCGGTTTGAGGAACAAATCAGCCGATATGCCCCGCTCACGTATGACGGCACGCACCTGCTTGTAGAACTGCCCCAGCACTATCTCCCCGGCACATGGAAAGACATGTTCACAGCCATCCGGGACAAAGGATATGCCCCGGTGCTGGCTCATCCGGAACGTTACGGGCGCCTCCTTCCCCAGGAAGAACTCCTGGACCTTGCACAAAAGGAAAAAGTCAAATTTCAAGGCAATGTGGGCTCCCTTGGCGGTTTTTACGGCAAATCCGCCGCCGCCAGGGCAAAAGACCTCTTCTCCGCCGGGATTTACTCCTGGTGGGGAACCGACAGCCACAGCGCCGCCATGGCAGGCCGCATGCCCCTGAAAATCTAG
- a CDS encoding polysaccharide biosynthesis tyrosine autokinase gives MVNRPSPSPPVMEEEESNLSLDLALAILRRYWFIIMLAAVAGGMLAFYLAGRQNYVYQKTASIIMRDAKSGTDASSDRIMSELGIDSGAANLANESFILKSTAVMKKVVEDLKLNTSYWYSQDFRKIELYNSSPILAVFEEIGKQRSCSFSITPRGEQNFILAYTTSQKKTTTLEGTYGQSIALPFATVSIHPTSLMNEEWDGKPIIINHLTVLETAHGLLKNFSVTRPDVKESSLLEMTLTANNPQKAADVLNQLIAVYNQVSIDEKKLAAQKTKKFIEGRLEELEKSLNKAGKELTDFKTKNDIAGNAETTISADFSSAQALEKEIFDLETQIKLAAVLADNLKKTVRNDGLISVDTGLADNGISRQIEGYNEAFLEYQKIAGSAGSQNPIAVGLRERMDSTLSAANKALANYRSNQNLKLEELKKKRETLSERLTKTATKEQEFTPLIREHKVKEELYLNLLSKEQENAMALAAAESSARVLETAHGSDLPIAPKTEQYIAAGTLGGAALCFFAFLGLGMMNNKVKNKHDLTGQTRQPIIAELPRMSKKERKNTSLFIKEEQSVMAECFHILRNNVDSLLPRPDEGGHVIMLTSTTPGEGKTFTSANLAATFAKAGRKVLLIDGDLRKFSLTRQMGGHGRRGLTSILLNQVDDPFHIIRQAGENNTPFDFLGTGPAAPNPVTLLSQPLLAQILECFRKKYDAVIIDTPPYGILADTAILAALSDISLYLIRSGMIDKRYFNQIQKLADSGKLPNLAYIINAVDFKSSSYSYYGYNYGYRYSYGSGREAAGKN, from the coding sequence ATGGTAAACCGTCCCTCTCCCTCGCCTCCCGTTATGGAGGAGGAAGAATCAAATCTTTCCCTGGATCTGGCCCTCGCCATCCTGCGCCGCTACTGGTTCATCATCATGTTGGCTGCCGTAGCGGGAGGAATGCTGGCCTTTTATCTGGCGGGAAGACAAAACTACGTTTACCAGAAAACGGCCAGCATCATCATGCGGGATGCAAAATCGGGAACGGACGCTTCCTCTGACCGGATCATGTCAGAGCTGGGCATTGATTCCGGCGCCGCCAATCTGGCCAATGAAAGTTTCATCCTCAAATCCACCGCCGTCATGAAAAAAGTGGTGGAAGACCTCAAACTCAACACTTCTTACTGGTACTCCCAAGATTTCCGGAAAATAGAGCTTTACAACAGCAGCCCCATCCTGGCCGTCTTTGAAGAAATTGGAAAACAGCGCTCCTGCTCCTTCTCCATCACTCCCCGGGGAGAACAAAACTTCATTCTGGCCTATACCACCAGCCAGAAAAAGACAACAACTTTAGAAGGAACGTACGGACAATCCATCGCCCTTCCCTTCGCCACCGTCTCCATCCATCCTACTTCCCTGATGAACGAGGAATGGGACGGCAAACCTATCATCATTAACCACCTTACCGTTCTGGAAACTGCCCATGGCCTCTTAAAAAACTTCTCCGTTACCAGACCGGACGTCAAGGAATCCAGCCTGCTGGAAATGACGCTTACGGCAAATAACCCGCAGAAAGCTGCCGACGTTCTCAACCAGCTGATCGCCGTTTACAACCAGGTTTCCATTGATGAAAAAAAACTGGCTGCCCAAAAGACGAAGAAATTCATTGAAGGGCGCCTGGAGGAACTGGAAAAAAGCCTGAACAAGGCAGGCAAGGAACTTACGGATTTTAAAACAAAAAACGATATCGCCGGAAACGCGGAAACCACCATAAGCGCGGACTTCAGTTCAGCCCAGGCGCTGGAAAAGGAAATCTTTGACTTGGAAACCCAGATCAAGCTGGCGGCCGTCCTGGCAGACAACCTGAAGAAAACCGTCCGCAACGATGGCCTCATCTCCGTGGATACCGGGCTGGCGGACAACGGCATTTCCCGCCAGATAGAAGGCTACAATGAAGCCTTTCTGGAATATCAGAAAATAGCGGGGAGTGCGGGCTCCCAAAACCCCATCGCCGTAGGACTGCGGGAACGGATGGATTCCACCCTCTCCGCCGCCAATAAAGCCCTGGCCAACTACCGCAGCAATCAAAACCTTAAACTTGAAGAACTCAAGAAAAAACGCGAGACTCTTTCGGAACGCCTGACCAAGACGGCTACCAAGGAACAGGAATTTACCCCCCTGATCCGGGAACACAAGGTCAAGGAAGAACTTTACCTGAACCTGCTGAGCAAGGAGCAGGAAAACGCCATGGCCCTGGCAGCCGCAGAATCCAGCGCCAGAGTCCTGGAAACCGCCCACGGGTCGGATCTCCCCATCGCCCCTAAAACGGAACAATATATCGCGGCCGGCACCCTTGGCGGTGCAGCTCTGTGCTTTTTTGCCTTCCTGGGTCTGGGCATGATGAACAACAAGGTGAAAAACAAGCATGACCTGACAGGCCAAACCAGACAGCCCATCATCGCGGAACTGCCCCGGATGAGCAAAAAAGAGCGCAAAAACACCTCGCTCTTCATTAAGGAGGAACAGTCTGTGATGGCGGAATGCTTCCATATCCTGCGCAACAACGTAGACTCCCTTCTTCCCCGTCCCGATGAAGGGGGGCATGTGATTATGCTCACTTCCACCACCCCCGGAGAAGGCAAAACCTTCACCTCTGCCAACCTGGCCGCAACCTTTGCTAAAGCCGGAAGAAAAGTCCTGCTCATTGACGGGGACTTGCGCAAATTCTCCCTAACCCGTCAAATGGGCGGCCATGGCCGCCGCGGACTCACCTCCATTCTGCTCAACCAAGTGGACGATCCTTTCCATATCATCCGTCAGGCCGGAGAAAACAACACCCCATTCGACTTCCTGGGCACGGGCCCTGCCGCGCCCAACCCCGTCACGTTGCTTAGCCAGCCTCTCCTGGCACAGATATTGGAATGTTTCAGAAAAAAATACGATGCCGTCATCATTGACACACCACCTTACGGCATACTGGCAGATACAGCCATCCTTGCGGCTTTGAGCGATATTTCCCTGTATCTCATCCGCAGCGGAATGATAGACAAACGGTATTTCAACCAAATACAAAAACTGGCGGATAGCGGCAAACTGCCGAATCTCGCTTACATCATCAACGCCGTGGACTTCAAGTCCTCAAGCTACAGCTATTACGGTTACAACTACGGTTACCGGTACAGCTATGGCTCCGGCAGAGAAGCCGCCGGGAAAAACTAG
- a CDS encoding polysaccharide biosynthesis/export family protein translates to MNKHHLFSKALLCSVALAGASLLPSCVSPKEVLYIQDVSDNSKERIKANYQTTIQKDDQLYIAVSSKQPELTAPFAMSEIGATNNNNNNKPKGYLVDAQGYIVLPVIGKMKAAGKTCSQLATDIAATLKNNDYIRDASVNVQIMNFKFSVLGEVNSPGTYTIEGQRLTILEAISRAGDLNIDGNRDVTLIRETNGTRQIASIDLRSKDLFTSPYYYIQQNDIIYVTPSERKVNTRSDAAQWYGWGLSGLGVTLAVIALCL, encoded by the coding sequence ATGAACAAACACCATCTCTTCAGCAAAGCTCTCCTGTGTTCCGTAGCCCTGGCAGGAGCCAGCCTCCTTCCTTCCTGCGTTAGCCCCAAGGAAGTCCTTTACATCCAAGACGTTTCCGACAACTCCAAGGAAAGAATCAAGGCAAACTACCAAACGACCATCCAGAAGGATGACCAGCTCTACATCGCAGTCAGCAGCAAGCAGCCGGAACTCACGGCGCCCTTCGCCATGTCCGAGATCGGCGCCACCAACAACAACAATAACAACAAGCCTAAAGGGTACCTGGTGGACGCTCAAGGCTACATTGTTCTGCCCGTCATCGGCAAGATGAAGGCCGCGGGCAAGACCTGCTCCCAGCTGGCAACCGATATTGCCGCGACTCTCAAGAATAACGACTACATCCGGGATGCCTCCGTCAACGTGCAGATCATGAATTTCAAATTCTCCGTGCTGGGGGAAGTCAACTCCCCCGGAACCTACACCATTGAAGGGCAACGCCTCACGATTCTGGAGGCCATCAGCCGGGCAGGCGACTTGAACATTGACGGCAACCGGGACGTTACGCTGATTCGAGAAACCAACGGAACCCGCCAGATCGCCAGCATTGACTTGCGTAGCAAGGATCTGTTCACCTCTCCCTATTACTACATCCAGCAGAACGACATCATTTATGTAACGCCTTCGGAACGCAAGGTCAATACGCGCAGCGACGCCGCCCAGTGGTACGGCTGGGGGCTTTCCGGACTCGGCGTCACTCTGGCCGTAATCGCTTTATGCTTATAA
- a CDS encoding sugar transferase: protein MYMRICKPVISSLFAGIALVILSPLLLTISVLLLLFTRKSPFFLQTRVGYQGKLFKIIKFKTMTDARDEYGCLLPDNQRLFPLGNFLRTNSLDELPQLINILKGDMVIVGPRPWIPSQMKTLPPHYCRQRYSVRPGITGMAQIHGRNGIPFCRRLCYDVLYVRRVSFLLDISLVFRTARKVLVREGIQQCNEAFQNKLGKTLLQNDLSLPSTTEATRSF from the coding sequence ATGTACATGCGTATCTGCAAACCTGTCATCAGTAGCCTGTTCGCCGGGATAGCGCTTGTCATTCTCAGCCCGCTGCTGCTAACGATATCTGTGCTTCTTCTTTTATTCACGCGAAAATCCCCCTTCTTTCTTCAAACGCGCGTTGGATATCAGGGAAAATTGTTCAAAATCATCAAATTCAAAACGATGACGGATGCGCGTGACGAATATGGGTGCCTCCTTCCGGACAACCAGAGACTGTTCCCGCTCGGCAACTTCCTCCGCACCAATTCGCTGGATGAGCTTCCCCAACTGATCAACATCCTGAAAGGAGACATGGTCATCGTAGGCCCCCGCCCCTGGATTCCCTCCCAGATGAAAACCCTTCCTCCTCATTATTGCCGCCAGCGCTATTCCGTCCGGCCGGGCATCACCGGCATGGCTCAGATCCACGGACGCAACGGAATTCCCTTCTGCCGCCGCCTGTGCTACGACGTACTTTACGTGCGCCGCGTTTCCTTCCTGCTGGATATTTCCCTGGTCTTCCGGACAGCCCGGAAAGTCCTGGTCCGGGAAGGCATCCAGCAATGCAACGAAGCCTTCCAGAACAAACTGGGGAAAACCCTTCTGCAGAACGATCTTTCCCTCCCCTCTACCACGGAGGCGACCAGATCCTTCTAA